TTAAGCACTGTCTTCGGGTTCAACCCGACAGATTCCAGGGCATTGAGTACGCGCTTATGCCATTCATTCTCATTAACCTTCGGGAAAAATTCACTCTTGACAAGCTCAAAAATCCTGTCAGCTTTAAAAATGGGATTGAAAGAAGAAAAGGGATCCTGAAATACCCCCTGGACAGATCGGTAATAATCTTTTAATTTGTCTCCTTCCATTGAAGATACGTCTTTCCCTTTGAAGAGAATTTTCCCTTTTGTAATGGGGATCAACTTCAACATCATTTTGCCAATTGTTGTTTTTCCGCTTCCGCTTTCTCCTATAAGGGAAATTATTCGGCCCTCTCTTATTGAAAAGGAAACGTTGTCAACTGCTGTGAGTTTTCTTCTTCCAAATGCGCCAAGAGAATATACCTTGGTAATATCCTTAAGCTCTATCATTATTCGCTACCCACCTTCCAGCAAGCTACTTGATGACCCGGCTCTACTTCAACCAATGGAGGTTCTTCATCACACCTTTCAGAAGCAACAGGGCATCTATCCTTAAATCTACAACCTATTGGAGGATTAAGAAGTTCAGGCGGCCTTCCGGGTATTCCTTTGAGAGGTGTTTCAGAATGTTTGATACCCACCTCAGGCAAAGAGGAAATAAGCAATTTCGTGTATGGATGAAGTGGTTTTTTGACAATTGTCTCTGTGGAAGCTCTTTCTACCTGTTTGCCAGCATACATGATCATAATGCTGTCTGCTACCTGATAAAGAATTGAAATATCATGGGTTACAAAAATAACGCTTTTCACTATTTCCCTGTCCCTGAATTCGACAATCATTTTTGAAACAGCCTTTTGCGAGGAAACATCGAGGGCTGATGTAATTTCATCTGCTAGTAGTAACGAAGGGTTCAGCAAAGTCGAGACAACCATTACCATTCGCTGATTCATTCCACCGGATAATTCGATTGGATAAAGATCAAGAACTTTTTTGTCAAGTTCGACCAGGCTCAGTCTTTCTTCAATAGTATCCTTCATTTTCGTAAAACTTTTACCGTGGTGTTCAAGAAGGTCGGAAATTATTTGCCTTAATTTCTTTATTGGATTCAATGCATTCATTGCATATTGGGGAATGATCGAAACCTCTTTGAATCTATAAGATCTCATAGCTTCATAATCGTATATAGGCAGTTTGTGATTGTTCAAAATGACCTCGCCAGAATTGTATTTCATGGGCGGTTTCAGCAAAATCAACGAATTGTTCAGAGTGGATTTGCCACATCCTGATTCTCCAGCTAACCCCATTATTTCGCCATCTTTTACCTGAAAGCTGAGTCCATCTACAGCCTTTACCTCACCGCGAAGGGTCTGATAATATATTCTTAATTCATCTACCTTCAAAGCCATTTTCACATCTCCCTGAGTTTTGGATTAAATACCTCATCCAATCCTGTATTCATAAAATACATCGCTCCTACGATAGCAGTAATAGCCACTCCGGGTGGAATTGCCCACCACCACATGCCCAGCTGTATAGCATTCCACAAGACCGCTTGTTGCATCATAAGACCGAGTGAGATACCCTGTGTGGGACCAAGCCCGATAAAATCAAGAGTAGCAGCTGTTAAAATTGCTCCTCCAAATTGCAGGATGAATACCATAAATACGTATGATAACATGTTCGGCAGTATCTCAAAGACTATTATTTTCAAAGATCTCATGCCCGTTATTCTTGCAAGGTTCACAAATTCCCTTGTTTTCAATGAAAGAGTTTGCGACCGAACGGCCCTTGCTGTCCATGGCCAGGCCGTAAACCCAATGAACACACTCTCCAGAAATACACCACGGTATTTCAAATAAGCTGCAAGAATAATCAGCAAAGCCATTGTGGGTATAACTAGGATAATGTTGGTGAACATCATGAGCAATTCATCTGCCAGTCCACCTTTATAACCTGAAAGAAATCCCACAAAAAGGCCTATGAAAGTCGCTATTCCACCTCCTACTAGTCCAACCAGAAAAGTCGATCTAAGACCGTAAACGAATTGAGAAAAGACATCTCTTCCAAAAGTCGTTGTCCCAAACCAATATTCGCTTGAAGGAGGATTATAGCCCGGTCCGGCAAAGTCCTGAGGTCCATACTTTGCAAAATAAGGTCCGAAAATTGCCAAAAAGGCAAACACGGCAACGATAATAACTCCTATTCTCAATTTGGTGTTTCTCAAAGCAAAAAATAGTATCTCGCTTTTCCTAAATTTCATGCAGTCTCACCACTCATTCCACGTCTTACTCTCGGGTCAACAATCACATAAATGATATCTATAAAGAAGTTTGCCAGTAAGACTCCCAGAATAATGAAAAGGAAACACCCCTGAATAAGAAAATAGTCGCCGTTTAAAATCCCTTGAAGCAGTAGATAACCAATACCTGGATAAGAGAAAACCACTTCTGTGGCCAGTGCCCCTGCCACAATAACACCGAGTTGTAAAGCTAATCCCGTGATTTGAGGAAGCACCGCATTCCTGAAAGCATATTTCCTTATGAGCTTCGCAGGAGCCCCCATAGCTTCCATATACCTCGAATACTCTGATTCCAGCTCGTAGATAATCATATTTCTCATACCGATTGCCCATCCTCCAAATTGAACGATAAACAGAGAGCCGAAAGGTAAAATCCAATGCTTCAGATAATCCCAGATGAATTCCCAGCTAAAACTTGGTCTCATAGAAAAACTGTATGCCCCGGATATTGGAAATATGCCAAGTACTACCCCAAAGAACCAGGCAAGAAGTATTCCAAGCCACATATATGGGGTGGCTGTTAATACATACCATATTGGCAATATAGTATTGTCGAGCTTCTTTTTCCTGGCGGCGAAAGCTCCAAACTTGTTACCTGCTATCCAGCTAAGTAATATTGCCGGAACAAGCAAAAGAATGTCGTATGGCACTGCTTTCTTTATAACATCAAAAACGGGGCTCGGAAAAAGATACACACTTGTCCCGAGATCTCCTCTGAACAGAGAGCCCCAAAAATTCAAGTACTGCTTCCACAGCGGGAGATCCAGGCTGAAAACCTTGTTGTAATAATTGTACAAAAGTTCCATGGATTCTGTTCTCATTGCCGCCCTTGATAGAAGGGTTCTTATTGGGTCGCCCGGCATGAATCGAGGGATTATCCAGTCAATGGTAACCGCAAAGAAGAAAGTGAGCAGATAGATGATTATTTTGCGTCTCAGGTATTTTCCCACAATCTTTCCTCCCAGAATAGTTTAACCCCGCCTTCTAACGAGAAGGCGGGGGAGACGGAACTATTATTTGCTCTTAAGATCTGTAAGCATCATAAGGCCACCAAGCTGCCACCTGCCAGCCCAGGTACTGGGATAATGGAAAGGCCCGTTTTCACTGGGCCAGTTGGTCCATGCGGCTTCGCTGGCCTGGAACCACATACCATTATACCAGAGAGGAATTGCCGGCATATCTTTCAGGAAAATCTCCTCGATTTTTGAAGCTATCTCCTTTCCAGCTTCCACATCATCGAAAGGAGTCCTGTTGAACTCATCGAGAAGTTCCATAACTTCAGGGTTATCATATCTTCCAAAATTACCATTTCCCATGTAATCGCTTATGGGGAAGAATAGCCAGTGGTAGAATGTCCAGATAGTAACACTCAAATAACTTCCGAAGTTGTTTATGGCCATATCAAAACTGCCGCCATAAAGCTCATCCTGGTACCTTCCGAAATCCGGGAATTCAGCAGAGGCGTTTATTCCTACGGCTTTTAGATTGGCTGCGATTATCTTTATTGATTCCATCCAGTCGGTCCATCCGAAGGGAACAATAATCGAAAGTTCAATCTTTGAGCCGTCGGGAGCTTCCACAAATCCATCTCCATCTTTATCTACGTAGCCAGCATCTTTGAGCATGCTCTTTGCTATATCAGGATTGTATTCAAATCCATATTTGTTGACCACATCTTCATCATAATACTTCATCCAACCGTCCAAAGGAAGGAACCCAAGTGGATTTGATGGAAGTACCTGCTTTTCAAATACTTTCTCAACAATTTCTTCGGAGTTTATAGCGAAAGCAACCGCTTTTCTAAATTGCACATCATCCATCGGCTTTTTGGTAGTGTTCAGGAAGAGGAAAGCCGTATTGTCAGATAACATGTAAGGTACATCTTCAAACCAGGTATGAATCCCGTAAAATTTCTTAATTGTAGGAACACCAGGCAGGAAGAAGTTGCTTATGTCCAGTTCACCTTTGATAATCATTCCCAAAGCAACGTTGTTGCTAAGTGCCCTCAAATAAACAATTCTTTTGGGAGTAGGTTCAATCCCCAGCAATTCAGTTGCCCACCAGGTAGCATTTTTCAAATAAACCATTCTATCCTGGTCATAGGTTTCTGCAAGGTATGCTCCTGTTCCTATCGGGTTTTCGTTTGCACCTGTTAAGATTGCCTCCTTTGTCCTGTCTTTCCAGAGATGCTCAGGAATGATTGGCAGCTGGTAAAGGTTTGTGGTCCACTCGTGATAAAGGGGTTCGGTGAAGTGGAATAAAAGAGTGTAGTCATCAACCTTTTCAATGTTGTCCAGCCATTTCCAGATAGTGCTGTAATGAATTTCGGGAATTTGCTTTGCCAGTTCAAAGGTGAATTTCACATCATCGGCATTAAAGAAAGTACCATCAGTCCAGCGAATTCCTTTCCTGAGTTTTAACTCATAGGTGTTAAGATCTTTCCAGCCACCGCTTTCAGCAAGCCATGGTATCATTTCATCAGAGATGGGATCATACATATAAAGGGGTTCATAGATGAGTCCTATTGTGCCGGTAACAGCAGCCCATGGGGTTATAGGATTCCAGTTATTCGGTGGCGCCCAGAGTCCTCCACCTGCGTACAGAGTTTCACTCCTCTTGTAAGTTATACCGAGTAACATTGTGCCAAGTATTAGCAATAGCACGAGGATGGTTCCCTTTTTCATAAAAATCACCTCCTGTTGTTGATTCCCCTTCAGGGACATTTTAACGATACTATGAAAACATTTACAAACAATTTTCAGTTATTTTCGGTTATATAGGTTCAGAACAACTTAAGTGCCAATCGATGAATGTATCTATAATTTTCCACATATGAAGGATATAGAAAAACCAGAATAAAATTTTTCGTGAAAATTTCTGAAAATGATAATAAGCAAGGAGGTAATCCAACGTGCAGCAAGTAAACATGACCTTCAGCGATGAATTCAAAGGCGCAGGAAAAAACAAAAAAGGAGCAAAACTCAATATTGGTTCAGGGAGTTTTGCTCCTTATGACCTATTGCTTTTTGCTCTTGGATCCTGCCTGTATTCAACTTTTCTTGACATTTCAAACAAGATGAAAATTCACTGGAAATTCGTTGATCTGGATATTGTTGGTGAGAAGAGACAGGAAGTCCCAACCACTCTTAAATGGTGCAAGCTCTCTATAAAAGTTCATGAAGCTTCAAACGCTGAAAAAGCGCGAAAAGCCTTTGAACTTGCGACGAAATACTGCTCCATTTATTACACTCTGTCAAAAGTCGCTAAAATTGAGTGGGAAATGGAGTTTTGCTGATAATATCAGATTTATCACTTTTCTTCCTTCAAGCTAAAACCTTCCATAATGGTCTTCTGGAAAAGCAAAAGAACCAGAAGTGGCGGAAGCATGGCTATGATCGTTCCCGCCATTATGGTGTTCCAATCTGCTGCCTGAGCTTCACTTGCAAGCAGCATCTTGATACCTATCTGGACTACTCTCATATTATTGGAATTTGTGATAATCATAGGCCATAAATATACATTCCACATATAGGTGAATTCTATGAGAAAGAGCGCTCCTATGTTCGTTTTTGAAAGTGGTACGAGAACGTTAAAAAGGAACCTAATTGGCCCTGCACCATCTATTCTCGCAGCATCCGAGAGCGAAGGTGGAACTGTCAGGAACAACTGCCTGAATAACAGGGTTCCCGTTGCACTGGCAAAAAACGGAATTGTGAGGGCGTAATAAGTATTGACCCAGCCAAAGGATCTCATCAAATCATATGTGGGGACAATACGAATGGGTAATGGCAGCATGTGGGTTATAAGAATAATGGTGAAAAAGAAGAACTTTCCCCTGAATTCGCCAAAGTACGTGAAGGCAAAAGCTGCCAATATGGAGAGCGTGATTTTGGCGAATGCAACTGCCACAGAAATAAAGGAACTGTTGAAAATAAGCCTGCCCATGTTTACAGTTGTCCAGGCTGTTTTATAATTTTCCCACATGTGGGTGCTGGGCAAAAATCTTGGAGGAAAGCTGTACGCTTCCTTGGAATTGAAGGTGCTCATTGTAAAAGCGTAATAAACCGGAAAAATAATGACCACAAGCATAATCGAAAGAAAGATATATGATAAAACGATTTTACTCTTTTTTTGCTTCACAGCTCACACCACCTATCCATAGAAGACTCTTCGCTCAGCATATTTGAATTGGAGCGCTGTGAGAATTGCTACAAACACAAAAAGCACCACAGATTGCGCTGAAGCAAAACCGGTATCTAAATTTATGAACCCATCCCGGTATAGTTTATATACCAATACCTCTGTCGCATTTCCGGGACCGCCCTTAGTCATGATATCAATCAATCCAAATACCTGGAAAAAAGCGTAAAGCATATTCATTATAAGAAGAAAAAAGGTTGTTGGTGAAAGAAGCGGCAGGGTAATCTTAAAGAACTTTCTTGCACTCGAAGCCCCGTCAATAGAAGCAGCTTCTAAAAGCTCTTCCGGGATGGTTTGCAATCCTGCTAGAAAGAAGATTATATTGTAGCCAAGCATTTTCCA
This sequence is a window from Kosmotoga arenicorallina S304. Protein-coding genes within it:
- a CDS encoding ABC transporter ATP-binding protein, whose amino-acid sequence is MALKVDELRIYYQTLRGEVKAVDGLSFQVKDGEIMGLAGESGCGKSTLNNSLILLKPPMKYNSGEVILNNHKLPIYDYEAMRSYRFKEVSIIPQYAMNALNPIKKLRQIISDLLEHHGKSFTKMKDTIEERLSLVELDKKVLDLYPIELSGGMNQRMVMVVSTLLNPSLLLADEITSALDVSSQKAVSKMIVEFRDREIVKSVIFVTHDISILYQVADSIMIMYAGKQVERASTETIVKKPLHPYTKLLISSLPEVGIKHSETPLKGIPGRPPELLNPPIGCRFKDRCPVASERCDEEPPLVEVEPGHQVACWKVGSE
- a CDS encoding ABC transporter permease; this encodes MKFRKSEILFFALRNTKLRIGVIIVAVFAFLAIFGPYFAKYGPQDFAGPGYNPPSSEYWFGTTTFGRDVFSQFVYGLRSTFLVGLVGGGIATFIGLFVGFLSGYKGGLADELLMMFTNIILVIPTMALLIILAAYLKYRGVFLESVFIGFTAWPWTARAVRSQTLSLKTREFVNLARITGMRSLKIIVFEILPNMLSYVFMVFILQFGGAILTAATLDFIGLGPTQGISLGLMMQQAVLWNAIQLGMWWWAIPPGVAITAIVGAMYFMNTGLDEVFNPKLREM
- a CDS encoding ABC transporter permease, with translation MGKYLRRKIIIYLLTFFFAVTIDWIIPRFMPGDPIRTLLSRAAMRTESMELLYNYYNKVFSLDLPLWKQYLNFWGSLFRGDLGTSVYLFPSPVFDVIKKAVPYDILLLVPAILLSWIAGNKFGAFAARKKKLDNTILPIWYVLTATPYMWLGILLAWFFGVVLGIFPISGAYSFSMRPSFSWEFIWDYLKHWILPFGSLFIVQFGGWAIGMRNMIIYELESEYSRYMEAMGAPAKLIRKYAFRNAVLPQITGLALQLGVIVAGALATEVVFSYPGIGYLLLQGILNGDYFLIQGCFLFIILGVLLANFFIDIIYVIVDPRVRRGMSGETA
- a CDS encoding ABC transporter substrate-binding protein, translated to MKKGTILVLLLILGTMLLGITYKRSETLYAGGGLWAPPNNWNPITPWAAVTGTIGLIYEPLYMYDPISDEMIPWLAESGGWKDLNTYELKLRKGIRWTDGTFFNADDVKFTFELAKQIPEIHYSTIWKWLDNIEKVDDYTLLFHFTEPLYHEWTTNLYQLPIIPEHLWKDRTKEAILTGANENPIGTGAYLAETYDQDRMVYLKNATWWATELLGIEPTPKRIVYLRALSNNVALGMIIKGELDISNFFLPGVPTIKKFYGIHTWFEDVPYMLSDNTAFLFLNTTKKPMDDVQFRKAVAFAINSEEIVEKVFEKQVLPSNPLGFLPLDGWMKYYDEDVVNKYGFEYNPDIAKSMLKDAGYVDKDGDGFVEAPDGSKIELSIIVPFGWTDWMESIKIIAANLKAVGINASAEFPDFGRYQDELYGGSFDMAINNFGSYLSVTIWTFYHWLFFPISDYMGNGNFGRYDNPEVMELLDEFNRTPFDDVEAGKEIASKIEEIFLKDMPAIPLWYNGMWFQASEAAWTNWPSENGPFHYPSTWAGRWQLGGLMMLTDLKSK
- a CDS encoding OsmC family protein encodes the protein MQQVNMTFSDEFKGAGKNKKGAKLNIGSGSFAPYDLLLFALGSCLYSTFLDISNKMKIHWKFVDLDIVGEKRQEVPTTLKWCKLSIKVHEASNAEKARKAFELATKYCSIYYTLSKVAKIEWEMEFC
- a CDS encoding carbohydrate ABC transporter permease; the encoded protein is MKQKKSKIVLSYIFLSIMLVVIIFPVYYAFTMSTFNSKEAYSFPPRFLPSTHMWENYKTAWTTVNMGRLIFNSSFISVAVAFAKITLSILAAFAFTYFGEFRGKFFFFTIILITHMLPLPIRIVPTYDLMRSFGWVNTYYALTIPFFASATGTLLFRQLFLTVPPSLSDAARIDGAGPIRFLFNVLVPLSKTNIGALFLIEFTYMWNVYLWPMIITNSNNMRVVQIGIKMLLASEAQAADWNTIMAGTIIAMLPPLLVLLLFQKTIMEGFSLKEEK